In one window of Mastigocladopsis repens PCC 10914 DNA:
- a CDS encoding S-layer homology domain-containing protein, with protein MTRLLQLASAGVSLLTLNLTVLAVGALESYAQPSVSTFSDVKSNYWAQPFIRGLAARNIVTGYPDDTFRPEQPVDRDEFAAIIRKAFDQPPIRQVQSGAVYKDIPAGYWATRPIESAYQQGFMAGYPGGYFRPNQPVSKVEAIVALSRGLDLTTGTPAVTVPTVTQRAVAQQPKPKAAKRRIFLPLGMTSLMQPLLIAKAQAAPPTAVTPSTTDTQAANLNRPASFIITNTYADANKIPQYAVGDVAAATKANIVVNYPNSKVLNPTKPATRGEIAAFIHQTLVAQGKIEPLADNSPANQYVVRAASSNQNAQ; from the coding sequence ATGACTCGGTTGCTTCAGTTAGCATCAGCAGGTGTATCTTTATTAACTTTAAATTTGACAGTGCTTGCAGTTGGAGCGTTGGAAAGTTATGCTCAACCTTCTGTGAGTACCTTTAGTGATGTGAAATCTAACTACTGGGCACAACCATTTATTCGGGGTTTGGCTGCAAGAAATATTGTGACTGGATATCCTGATGATACATTCCGACCAGAACAGCCAGTAGACCGAGATGAGTTCGCAGCAATCATTCGCAAGGCTTTTGACCAACCGCCAATTCGCCAGGTACAAAGTGGTGCTGTATATAAAGACATTCCTGCTGGCTATTGGGCTACTCGTCCCATTGAGTCAGCGTATCAACAAGGATTTATGGCGGGTTATCCTGGTGGTTACTTTCGTCCCAATCAACCCGTTTCCAAGGTTGAGGCAATAGTTGCTTTGAGCAGAGGTTTGGATCTAACTACTGGTACACCAGCGGTTACTGTACCGACAGTCACCCAGAGAGCTGTCGCCCAACAACCCAAACCAAAAGCCGCAAAAAGACGCATATTCTTGCCGCTTGGAATGACTAGTTTGATGCAGCCTTTATTAATAGCAAAAGCTCAGGCTGCACCTCCTACTGCTGTGACTCCTTCAACAACTGATACACAAGCTGCGAATCTTAATCGTCCTGCATCATTTATTATCACCAACACTTACGCAGATGCCAATAAGATTCCGCAATATGCAGTTGGAGATGTAGCAGCAGCAACCAAAGCAAATATAGTGGTCAACTATCCAAATTCAAAAGTTCTCAACCCTACGAAGCCTGCTACCCGTGGGGAAATTGCGGCTTTCATCCATCAAACATTAGTTGCCCAGGGAAAAATAGAACCACTTGCTGACAATTCACCCGCCAATCAGTATGTTGTTCGCGCTGCTAGCAGTAACCAAAATGCTCAATAA